The following coding sequences lie in one Acidobacteriota bacterium genomic window:
- a CDS encoding phage portal protein, whose protein sequence is MSGYSDRIFDLLRRGGNAAGTGSQIAYSLGYSRSRRQPLIQPNEQRLITALSEPPLVVRRRDGEEIAGAQVTTAGVARRLIDLGDDEDPLQYLAAASVVDALQVGYGLLECPLWPPRPAAGSGANARGERWRYIPTNDAQGDTTRGVNAAGQRVALSMREPSVYWLESERWNPDEVVKLRFDRDPDEAWHGRGALDSLGQVIFAEFHQLQLQAAAVANAPYGYLGVIKPKQESQFRRVARRIRQSVTGRNRGSLSMTDEGFDDLKQLEFDPNHVRFNELQLSHEAYADQSLGIPAPIAGGLLGMSAATYDNYRMARQVFYRERLRPLWRMTGEMLTKQWLHRYIDADPQLEVAYDLSDIAGLQEDRTEAAARIHTGYAGSAATLNQYVEAMGLPSYGARGNVLKIGQDFIPVDDVLGPDPDGKA, encoded by the coding sequence ATGTCCGGATACAGCGATCGCATCTTCGACCTGCTGCGCCGCGGCGGCAACGCTGCGGGAACAGGCTCGCAGATCGCCTACTCGCTCGGCTACAGCCGCAGCCGCCGCCAGCCGCTGATCCAGCCGAACGAGCAGCGGTTGATAACGGCGCTTAGCGAGCCACCGCTGGTGGTCCGCCGTCGCGACGGCGAGGAGATCGCCGGCGCCCAGGTCACGACCGCCGGCGTCGCGCGACGATTGATCGACCTGGGCGATGACGAGGACCCGCTGCAGTACCTGGCGGCCGCGTCGGTCGTCGACGCGCTGCAGGTCGGATACGGGCTGCTCGAGTGCCCGCTCTGGCCGCCGCGCCCGGCCGCCGGTTCGGGCGCCAACGCCCGCGGCGAGCGCTGGCGCTACATCCCGACCAACGACGCCCAGGGCGACACGACCCGCGGCGTCAATGCGGCCGGCCAGCGGGTCGCGCTGTCGATGCGCGAGCCCTCGGTCTACTGGCTGGAGTCGGAACGCTGGAATCCCGACGAGGTGGTCAAGCTGCGCTTCGACCGAGATCCGGACGAGGCCTGGCACGGGCGCGGCGCGCTGGACTCGCTCGGCCAGGTGATCTTCGCCGAGTTCCACCAGCTGCAGCTGCAGGCGGCCGCGGTGGCCAACGCGCCCTATGGCTACCTCGGCGTGATCAAACCGAAGCAGGAGAGCCAGTTCAGGCGGGTCGCGCGGCGCATCCGTCAGTCGGTGACCGGCCGCAACCGCGGCTCGCTCTCGATGACCGACGAGGGATTCGACGATCTGAAGCAGCTCGAGTTCGACCCGAACCACGTGCGCTTCAACGAACTGCAACTCTCCCACGAGGCGTACGCCGACCAGTCGCTGGGCATCCCCGCGCCGATCGCCGGCGGATTGCTGGGCATGAGCGCCGCGACTTACGACAACTACCGGATGGCCCGCCAGGTGTTCTACCGCGAGCGCCTGCGGCCGCTCTGGCGGATGACGGGCGAGATGCTGACGAAGCAGTGGCTGCACCGATACATCGACGCCGACCCGCAGCTCGAGGTCGCCTACGACCTGTCGGACATCGCCGGCTTGCAGGAGGACCGGACCGAGGCGGCCGCGCGGATTCACACCGGCTACGCCGGCTCGGCTGCGACCCTGAACCAGTACGTCGAGGCGATGGGCCTGCCCTCCTACGGCGCCCGCGGCAACGTCCTCAAGATCGGCCAGGACTTCATCCCCGTCGACGACGTGCTGGGACCGGACCCTGATGGCAAAGCGTGA